AGTCCAAACTTTAGAGAAGCGCCTATGCTTATTCCTTCTCCAGATGATAAAATATGGTATATGTACTACGAACAATATCCAGGTGTTTCGTACGGATTATCGATCGCTGATAATCTCAACGGACCTTGGTTTCAAGCCTCTGGCTATACTTTTTTCTCAGATTGGGACAAATACAGTCTCCCAGAAAAAGTACGCCACGGCTGTATGATTACAATCTCTAAAAAAGAATATGACAGTTTGGTGAAGAAATTTGGAATTGTGAAAGATGTTAAAAAGTAAAAAGTGAAAAGTGAAAAAGTGAAAAGTTGAGAGGAAAAAACTCAGTCTAAAATTTTGCATTTCACATCTCACATTTCACAATTAATAAAATGGTTAGTTAAGTTAGTTTGGTAATTATCGGGCTTATGTGGAGATGAGCCCGGTAATTCATTTTGATTTAGAAGAAAATCATGGCATTTACAAAATGCCTAAAAATATAGAACATGAAAAGAAAAAGCATCCTTTTTTTAGCCTTGTTATCGATGTTTGCGGTTAGTGCGCAATGGAAGCCGCAGGGAGATAAAATCAAAACCAAATGGGCAGAGCAGGTTGATCCGAATAAAACTTTACCCGAATATCCCCGTCCGATTATGGAGCGCGGCCAATGGAAAAATCTGAATGGTTTGTGGAATTATAGCATTCAAGAATTTGGAAAAGTGGCGCCTTCAAAATATGACGGGCAGATTCTGGTTCCGTTTGCAGCCGAGTCGAGCTTGTCTGGAGTGATGAAAGACGTGGGAGCTAAAAACGAACTTTGGTACGAAACACAATTTTCGATTGAATCAGGTTGGAACGGAAAAAAAATCCTTTTGCATTTCGGAGCTGTAGATTGGAAAACAGAAGTTTTTGTGAATGATGTAAAAGTCGGTTGTCATACTGGGGGATATACGCCATTTTCGTTTGATATTACGCCATTTATCCAAAAAGGAAAAAATCAGAAACTGGTAGTAAAAGTTTGGGATCCTTCCAATGATGGGCCTCAGCCAAGAGGAAAACAAGTTAAAAAGCCAGAAGGAATCTGGTACACTCCCGTTACGGGAATCTGGCAGACGGTGTGGATTGAACCTGTAAATGCTAAAAACATTACAGAATTAAAAACAACGCCCAATATCGATCAAAACACCATCAGCATTAAAGCTGAGGTAAATGGAGCAGAAAAAGGAGATTTGGTAGAAATTTCTGTTTTCGATAATGGAAAAGAGATTGCTAAAGAAAAAGCGGTTGTGGGTGAAAGCAATGATATTGTTTTGAATGCACCCAAATTATGGTCGCCTGAAAGTCCGTTTTTGTATCAGACTAAAATTCGTTTAATCAGCAAAAATAAAGTGGTTGATGAGGTAAAAAGTTATTTTGCGATGCGAAAAATTTCGTCTAAACGAGATGAAAATGGAATCGTGAG
The Flavobacterium humidisoli DNA segment above includes these coding regions:
- a CDS encoding glycoside hydrolase family 2 protein; the protein is MKRKSILFLALLSMFAVSAQWKPQGDKIKTKWAEQVDPNKTLPEYPRPIMERGQWKNLNGLWNYSIQEFGKVAPSKYDGQILVPFAAESSLSGVMKDVGAKNELWYETQFSIESGWNGKKILLHFGAVDWKTEVFVNDVKVGCHTGGYTPFSFDITPFIQKGKNQKLVVKVWDPSNDGPQPRGKQVKKPEGIWYTPVTGIWQTVWIEPVNAKNITELKTTPNIDQNTISIKAEVNGAEKGDLVEISVFDNGKEIAKEKAVVGESNDIVLNAPKLWSPESPFLYQTKIRLISKNKVVDEVKSYFAMRKISSKRDENGIVRMQLNNKDYFQFGPLDQGWWPDGLYTAPTDEALRYDIIKTKELGFNMIRKHVKVEPERWYTHCDQLGILVWQDMPSGDDQPIWQNTKYFTGTELERSAKSEEIYRKEWREIMDHLYSYPSIVVWVPFNEAWGQFKTVEITEWTKNHDSTRLINSASGGNHFQTGDILDLHNYPGPEMYLYDARRVTVLGEYGGIGLPLEGHLWRANDNWGYVKFKNAGEVTAEYIKYAEMLRKYVKTGFSAAVYTQTTDVEGEVNGFMTYDRKVDKMDFKAVNKVNTEVINALN